A section of the Rhodobacter sp. genome encodes:
- the hisB gene encoding imidazoleglycerol-phosphate dehydratase HisB, whose amino-acid sequence MRSATITRKTSETEISVTLDVDGSGRYDNQTGVGFFDHMLDQLARHALFDLTVRADGDLHIDDHHTVEDTGIALGQALAQALGDKRGIRRYGECALPMDDAQVRCALDLSGRPFLVWNVSLPTQKIGTFDSELVREFFQAFSTHGGITLHLDQVHGVNSHHIAEAAFKAAARALRDACAIDPRKADAVPSTKGTL is encoded by the coding sequence ATGCGCAGCGCCACCATCACCCGCAAGACCAGCGAGACCGAGATATCCGTCACGCTCGATGTCGACGGCTCGGGCCGCTATGACAACCAGACCGGGGTCGGTTTCTTTGACCACATGCTGGACCAGCTGGCCCGGCACGCGCTGTTCGACCTGACTGTGCGCGCCGACGGCGACCTGCATATCGACGACCACCACACGGTCGAGGATACGGGCATCGCCCTGGGCCAGGCGCTGGCCCAGGCGCTGGGCGACAAGCGCGGCATCCGCCGGTATGGCGAATGCGCGCTGCCGATGGACGATGCGCAGGTGCGCTGCGCCCTGGACCTGTCGGGCCGGCCGTTCCTGGTGTGGAACGTCAGCCTGCCGACGCAGAAGATCGGCACCTTCGACAGCGAGCTGGTGCGCGAGTTCTTCCAGGCCTTCAGCACGCATGGCGGCATCACGCTGCACCTGGACCAGGTGCACGGCGTGAACAGCCACCACATCGCCGAGGCCGCGTTCAAGGCCGCCGCGCGCGCCTTGCGCGACGCCTGCGCGATCGACCCGCGCAAGGCCGACGCCGTGCCCTCGACCAAGGGCACGCTGTAA
- a CDS encoding DUF1330 domain-containing protein has product MPKAYWVAHVDVEDAEIYGRYREANAVAFEKYGARFLIRGAPQQLMEGDCRARTVVIEFKDMETALACFHSPEYQAAKAIREPISSADMVIVEGYEG; this is encoded by the coding sequence ATGCCGAAAGCCTATTGGGTCGCCCATGTCGATGTCGAGGACGCCGAAATCTATGGCCGCTACCGCGAGGCCAACGCGGTCGCCTTTGAAAAATACGGCGCCCGGTTCCTGATCCGGGGCGCGCCGCAGCAACTGATGGAGGGCGACTGCCGCGCCCGCACCGTGGTGATCGAGTTCAAGGACATGGAAACCGCGCTGGCCTGCTTCCACTCGCCCGAATATCAGGCGGCCAAGGCGATCCGCGAGCCGATCTCGAGCGCGGACATGGTCATCGTCGAAGGGTATGAGGGCTAG
- a CDS encoding alpha/beta hydrolase, whose product MSALHLHTWGPPDAPPLLMLHGFPEYGGAWAEVAAQLPGYRCIAPDQRGYGQSPAPPAVDAYRIGALTGDIATLIEGLGAPVPVVAHDWGAAVAYALAIRRPELISALIVVNGVHPGPFQRELARGGAQSRASAYIDYLRDPGAEDRLSADGFAGLQRLFAAKMDMRWLSGAVLDRYRAEWSRPGRLTGMLNWYRATPLRVARPDQPLDLPLLPAAAGRIAMPHLVIWGEDDAALLPVSLDGLDTWCTDLTIRRLAGADHWICHQKPADVAALITEYLTFRGL is encoded by the coding sequence ATGTCCGCGCTCCATCTGCACACCTGGGGGCCGCCCGATGCCCCGCCGCTTCTGATGCTGCACGGCTTTCCCGAATACGGGGGCGCCTGGGCCGAGGTCGCGGCGCAGCTGCCCGGCTATCGCTGCATCGCCCCCGACCAGCGCGGCTACGGGCAAAGCCCCGCCCCGCCCGCGGTCGATGCCTATCGCATCGGCGCGCTGACCGGCGACATCGCCACGCTGATCGAGGGCCTGGGTGCCCCGGTGCCCGTGGTGGCGCACGACTGGGGCGCGGCGGTGGCCTATGCGCTGGCGATCCGGCGGCCCGAACTGATCTCGGCGCTGATCGTGGTGAACGGGGTGCATCCCGGGCCCTTCCAGCGCGAGCTGGCGCGCGGCGGCGCGCAATCCCGGGCGTCGGCCTATATCGACTATCTGCGCGACCCCGGCGCCGAGGATCGCCTGTCGGCCGACGGTTTCGCCGGGCTGCAACGGCTGTTCGCGGCCAAGATGGACATGCGCTGGCTGTCCGGCGCGGTGCTGGATCGCTATCGCGCCGAATGGTCCCGTCCGGGGCGGCTGACGGGCATGCTGAACTGGTATCGCGCGACGCCCCTGCGGGTGGCCAGGCCTGACCAGCCGCTGGACCTGCCCCTGCTGCCCGCCGCCGCCGGACGCATCGCGATGCCGCATCTGGTGATCTGGGGCGAGGATGACGCGGCGCTGCTGCCGGTCTCTCTGGATGGGCTGGACACCTGGTGCACCGACCTGACGATCCGCCGCCTGGCCGGCGCCGATCACTGGATCTGTCACCAGAAACCGGCCGATGTGGCGGCGCTCATCACCGAATATCTGACATTTCGCGGGCTCTGA
- the rimO gene encoding 30S ribosomal protein S12 methylthiotransferase RimO, with amino-acid sequence MSQNPPNLRPDLAPRALIQDAPRPAGRDRQPTVGMVSLGCPKALVDSERILTRLRAEGYAISPDYRGADAVIVNTCGFLDSAKAESLEAIGEALRENGRVIVTGCLGAEPAYITGAHPKVLAVTGPHQYEQVLDAVHDAVPPAPDPFIDLLPPAGVKLTPRHFSYLKISEGCNHHCKFCIIPDMRGRLVSRPAHAVLREAEKLVEAGVRELLVISQDTSAYGVDLKHAEERGHRAHITDLARDLGSLGAWVRLHYVYPYPHVRDLIPLMAEGLVLPYLDIPFQHAHPDTLKRMARPAAAAKTLDEIARWRADCPEITLRSTFIVGYPGETEAEFQTLLDWLDEAQLDRVGCFQYENVKGARSNDLPDHVPDDVKQDRWDRFMAKAQAISEAKLAAKVGRVLPVIVDTVDDEGATCRTQADAPEIDGNLFIDEGFAALNPGDIVKVLVDEASDYDLWGRIVE; translated from the coding sequence ATGAGCCAGAACCCGCCCAATCTCCGCCCCGACCTGGCGCCGCGTGCGCTGATCCAGGATGCGCCCCGCCCCGCGGGACGCGACCGCCAGCCGACGGTGGGCATGGTCAGTCTGGGCTGTCCCAAGGCGCTGGTGGACAGCGAGCGGATCCTGACGCGCCTCAGGGCCGAGGGCTATGCGATCAGCCCCGACTATCGCGGCGCCGATGCGGTGATCGTCAACACCTGCGGCTTTCTGGACAGTGCCAAGGCCGAGAGCCTGGAGGCGATCGGCGAGGCGCTGCGCGAGAACGGGCGGGTGATCGTCACCGGCTGCCTGGGCGCCGAGCCGGCGTATATCACCGGCGCGCATCCCAAGGTTCTGGCGGTGACGGGCCCGCATCAATACGAGCAGGTGCTGGACGCCGTGCATGACGCGGTGCCGCCCGCACCGGACCCGTTCATCGACCTGCTGCCGCCCGCTGGCGTCAAGCTGACGCCCCGGCATTTCAGCTATCTGAAGATCTCGGAGGGCTGCAACCACCACTGCAAATTCTGCATCATCCCCGACATGCGCGGCCGCCTGGTCAGCCGCCCGGCCCACGCCGTGCTGCGAGAGGCCGAGAAGCTGGTCGAGGCCGGGGTGCGCGAGCTTCTGGTGATCTCGCAGGACACCTCGGCCTATGGCGTCGATCTGAAACACGCCGAGGAGCGCGGGCACCGGGCCCATATCACCGATCTGGCGCGTGATCTTGGCAGCCTGGGCGCCTGGGTTCGGTTGCATTATGTCTATCCCTATCCGCATGTGCGCGACCTGATTCCGCTGATGGCAGAGGGGTTGGTGCTGCCGTATCTGGACATCCCCTTCCAGCACGCGCATCCCGACACGCTGAAACGCATGGCACGCCCGGCGGCGGCGGCGAAGACGCTGGACGAGATCGCCCGCTGGCGCGCCGATTGCCCCGAGATCACACTGCGCTCGACCTTCATTGTCGGCTATCCGGGCGAGACCGAGGCCGAGTTCCAGACCCTGCTGGACTGGCTGGACGAGGCGCAGCTCGACCGGGTGGGGTGCTTCCAGTACGAGAATGTGAAGGGCGCGCGTTCGAACGATCTGCCCGACCATGTGCCCGACGACGTGAAGCAGGACCGCTGGGACCGGTTCATGGCGAAAGCCCAGGCGATCAGCGAGGCGAAGCTGGCGGCCAAGGTGGGGCGCGTCTTGCCGGTGATCGTGGACACGGTCGATGACGAGGGCGCGACCTGCCGCACCCAGGCCGATGCCCCCGAGATCGACGGCAACCTGTTCATCGACGAGGGGTTCGCGGCGTTGAACCCGGGCGACATCGTAAAGGTCCTGGTGGACGAGGCCTCGGACTATGATCTCTGGGGGCGGATCGTCGAATAA
- a CDS encoding Hint domain-containing protein, translating to MATIFGWFVDTVIVADPSASQEDSASTALNALEGSSVDGTNFISSISATTNVNGWMEDADTDESTFGGAIGNSNTGSEFTFGGMTKTVDEFVNFGDSEGGAPNTITYDGVQYPVDTMANVQVALFTDGTYMVLFDDAALSNLASTLGVTELDPNKLSIKLGQNEDGAGTTRTYATSPSNYDNVDIFAASAATPVPDGVVNGTETNDTMGVGYTDTNGDQITSGDDVIDAGGGNDMIDAGAGNDVIYSGAGSDTITGGLGDDVVNLAAGGQDSYIMDNGGGNDSIGGFELPLVDSFGNAIASVDVIDARGMVNSSGMPVQISDLTVTADVGGNAVINFPNGETITLKSITPAQLTPSVLERAVLVQGGAAGNGLVDGADAGQIMGVGFTDGDGDQITDGNDTIYGNGGDDTIDGGDGVNNIDGGLGNDTFILDDGTYQDKIIGGDEGGDTDSLDAGTATGNISMTFTGDETGTANIGATGYTEFYEIERVNLGSGNDTVDASATTTGIQLSSGAGDDSILGGSGDDAIDAGTGSDTVQGGAGNDSITLGPLGDGNDVLVMGDGDGNDTVTGFDMPIDNGDGTYTPVDLLDLSGLTDAGGAPVDASDVSVSGDGLGNTLLSFPNGESILLMGVDPVGVTPAVLTAMGVPAPAATPDGVVDGTDTGETMNGGYVDADGDQIDNSGNVIMANGGDDTVYGGTGDDTIDGGAGQDWIFAGDGNDLASGGADNDSIWGDLGNDTLYGNDGDDKLIGGGGDDLLTGGTGNDLLYGDDVFGDTGGWASTDTPEPNFGNDTLVLDGGDDTAYGGSGDDTFQIFDGFGNDQIIGGEAGEVVGDTIDGTSLNTGVNVTYSGDETGTISDGSATIDFVEIENLDLGSGDDTVQVLTSTTGTVNGSDGFDTLDLPVGAPGDPAPVVTVTSETPYTGTGFPGATTKSGYVDFPDGSRMYFENFEEILCFTPGMRIDTMRGLVAVEDLQPGDRVLTRDNGYQPLAWTGRRDLSAAEVARCPAVAPVRIAAGALGRGLPERDLVVSPRHRMLITGARAELMFGEREVLVAAADLLGLPGVQQDAVGPVSYIHVMCDSHEIIRAEGAWSESFQPAEAVLNALDAATREELLGLFPALGTEAGRQGFAAARPVLSGAEAKVLFAA from the coding sequence ATGGCAACGATTTTTGGTTGGTTTGTCGATACCGTCATCGTCGCGGACCCCTCCGCGAGCCAGGAGGATTCCGCCTCGACGGCGCTGAACGCGCTCGAGGGGTCGTCCGTTGACGGAACGAATTTCATCAGCAGCATTTCCGCCACGACCAACGTCAACGGCTGGATGGAAGACGCCGACACCGATGAATCCACGTTCGGAGGCGCCATCGGGAACTCGAACACCGGTTCGGAATTCACGTTTGGCGGCATGACGAAAACCGTCGATGAATTCGTCAACTTTGGCGACAGCGAAGGCGGGGCGCCCAACACGATCACCTATGACGGCGTCCAATATCCCGTGGATACCATGGCCAACGTGCAGGTCGCGCTGTTCACCGACGGCACCTATATGGTGCTGTTCGATGACGCCGCGCTGAGCAACCTGGCCTCGACGCTGGGCGTGACCGAACTCGACCCGAACAAGCTGTCGATCAAGCTGGGCCAGAACGAGGACGGCGCGGGCACCACGCGAACCTACGCGACCAGCCCCTCCAACTATGACAACGTGGATATCTTTGCGGCGTCCGCGGCCACGCCTGTGCCCGATGGCGTCGTCAACGGCACCGAAACGAACGACACGATGGGCGTCGGCTATACCGACACCAACGGCGATCAGATCACCAGCGGCGACGACGTCATCGACGCCGGGGGCGGCAATGACATGATCGACGCGGGCGCCGGGAACGACGTTATCTACAGCGGCGCCGGATCGGACACGATCACCGGCGGCCTGGGCGACGACGTGGTCAACCTGGCGGCGGGTGGCCAGGACAGCTATATCATGGACAACGGGGGCGGCAACGACTCCATCGGGGGGTTCGAACTGCCCCTCGTTGACAGCTTTGGCAATGCCATCGCCTCGGTGGACGTGATCGATGCGCGCGGCATGGTCAATTCGTCGGGGATGCCGGTCCAGATTTCCGACCTGACGGTGACGGCCGATGTCGGTGGCAACGCGGTCATCAATTTTCCGAATGGCGAAACGATCACCTTGAAGTCGATCACGCCGGCGCAGCTGACCCCCTCGGTTCTGGAAAGGGCGGTTCTGGTTCAAGGGGGCGCAGCCGGAAACGGTCTGGTCGATGGCGCCGATGCGGGCCAGATCATGGGCGTCGGCTTTACCGACGGCGACGGCGACCAGATCACCGATGGCAACGACACCATCTACGGCAACGGTGGTGACGACACCATCGACGGCGGCGACGGTGTCAACAACATCGACGGCGGTCTCGGGAACGACACGTTCATCCTGGACGACGGCACCTATCAGGACAAGATCATCGGTGGCGACGAAGGCGGCGACACCGACAGCCTGGATGCCGGAACCGCCACCGGCAACATCTCGATGACCTTTACCGGCGACGAGACAGGCACCGCCAACATCGGCGCGACCGGGTATACCGAATTCTACGAGATCGAACGGGTCAACCTGGGATCGGGCAACGACACCGTCGATGCCTCGGCCACCACCACCGGCATCCAGTTGTCGAGCGGCGCCGGCGACGATTCGATCCTCGGGGGCTCGGGCGACGACGCGATCGACGCCGGCACCGGCAGCGATACCGTGCAGGGCGGGGCCGGCAACGACTCCATCACCCTGGGTCCGCTGGGCGACGGCAACGACGTGCTGGTGATGGGCGACGGCGACGGGAATGATACCGTGACCGGCTTCGACATGCCCATCGACAACGGCGACGGCACCTATACGCCGGTCGATCTGCTGGACCTGTCGGGCCTGACCGACGCCGGCGGCGCGCCGGTGGATGCCAGCGACGTCAGCGTGAGCGGCGACGGCCTGGGCAACACGCTGCTGTCCTTCCCCAACGGCGAATCGATCCTGCTGATGGGGGTCGATCCCGTCGGCGTGACCCCGGCAGTGCTGACCGCCATGGGGGTGCCCGCCCCGGCCGCGACGCCTGACGGCGTCGTCGATGGCACCGATACCGGCGAGACGATGAACGGCGGCTATGTCGATGCCGATGGCGACCAGATCGACAACAGCGGCAACGTCATCATGGCCAACGGCGGCGACGACACCGTTTATGGCGGCACGGGCGACGACACGATCGACGGCGGCGCCGGTCAGGACTGGATCTTTGCCGGCGACGGCAACGATCTGGCCTCGGGCGGGGCGGACAACGATTCGATCTGGGGCGACCTGGGCAACGACACGCTCTACGGCAACGACGGCGACGACAAGCTGATCGGCGGCGGCGGCGACGACCTGCTGACAGGCGGCACCGGCAACGACCTGCTCTATGGCGACGACGTCTTTGGCGATACCGGTGGCTGGGCCTCGACCGACACGCCCGAACCCAACTTCGGCAACGACACGCTGGTGCTGGATGGCGGCGATGATACCGCCTATGGCGGGTCCGGCGACGACACCTTCCAGATCTTTGACGGCTTCGGCAACGACCAGATCATCGGCGGCGAAGCGGGCGAAGTGGTCGGCGACACCATCGACGGGACCTCGCTGAACACCGGCGTCAACGTGACCTATTCCGGCGACGAGACGGGCACGATCAGCGATGGCAGCGCGACCATCGACTTCGTCGAGATCGAGAACCTGGACCTCGGCTCGGGCGACGACACGGTGCAGGTTCTGACCTCGACCACGGGGACGGTGAACGGTTCGGACGGGTTCGACACGCTGGACCTGCCGGTGGGCGCGCCAGGCGATCCCGCGCCGGTGGTCACGGTGACCTCGGAAACGCCCTATACCGGCACCGGTTTCCCGGGTGCGACGACCAAGTCGGGCTATGTCGATTTCCCCGACGGCAGCCGGATGTATTTTGAGAATTTCGAGGAAATCCTGTGCTTTACGCCGGGAATGCGGATCGACACGATGCGCGGCCTCGTGGCGGTCGAGGACCTGCAACCGGGTGACCGGGTGCTGACCCGCGACAACGGCTACCAGCCGCTGGCCTGGACCGGACGGCGCGATCTCAGCGCGGCCGAGGTCGCCCGCTGCCCGGCGGTGGCGCCGGTGCGGATCGCCGCCGGGGCGCTGGGCCGCGGCCTGCCCGAGCGCGACCTCGTCGTCTCGCCGCGCCACCGGATGCTGATCACCGGCGCCCGCGCCGAGCTGATGTTCGGCGAGCGCGAGGTGCTGGTGGCGGCCGCCGATCTGCTGGGCCTGCCGGGCGTGCAGCAGGACGCGGTCGGGCCGGTCAGCTACATCCACGTGATGTGCGACTCGCACGAGATCATCCGCGCCGAGGGCGCCTGGAGCGAAAGCTTCCAGCCGGCCGAGGCGGTGCTGAACGCGCTGGACGCGGCGACCCGCGAGGAGTTGCTGGGCCTGTTCCCGGCGCTGGGCACCGAGGCCGGCCGCCAGGGCTTTGCCGCGGCGCGCCCGGTGCTGTCGGGGGCCGAGGCGAAGGTGCTGTTCGCGGCCTGA
- a CDS encoding LysR family transcriptional regulator yields MPYLESIKVFVRVVELGSITSGGRDQRLTPAVASKRIKELETKLGTRLLNRTTRKLVPTEAGRVFYEHARSVVAALEDAEASLAGFEGRPRGTIRVTAPLGAGQRIIAPLVPRFCDLFPEVDIRLRLSDRRVDLFEDEQDVAFFLGMPGDSTLKMRKIADCPRLLCAAPDYLARHGVPRQPQDLLDQGHNCLLLRFPRSPEYFWVLDTPDGPQKLEVAGRFDADTHDVLLDWALDGRGIAMKPRFEIARHLESGALIEVLPATPPQPAVFGCLYPHRKLQDPKIQRFLDFMVRHCRGAMERA; encoded by the coding sequence ATGCCCTACCTGGAAAGTATCAAGGTCTTCGTGCGCGTGGTCGAACTGGGGTCGATCACCTCGGGCGGGCGCGACCAGCGCCTGACGCCGGCGGTGGCCTCGAAGCGGATCAAGGAACTGGAGACCAAGCTGGGCACGCGGTTGTTGAACCGCACCACGCGCAAACTGGTCCCGACCGAGGCCGGGCGCGTGTTCTACGAACACGCCCGCAGCGTTGTCGCCGCGCTCGAGGATGCCGAAGCCTCGCTCGCCGGGTTCGAGGGCCGTCCGCGCGGCACCATCCGGGTGACCGCGCCACTGGGTGCGGGGCAGCGGATCATAGCCCCCCTGGTACCGCGTTTTTGCGATCTGTTCCCCGAGGTGGACATTCGCCTGCGGCTGTCCGATCGCCGCGTGGATCTGTTCGAGGACGAGCAGGACGTGGCCTTTTTCCTGGGCATGCCCGGCGATTCCACGCTGAAGATGCGCAAGATCGCCGATTGTCCCCGGCTGCTGTGCGCCGCGCCCGATTACCTGGCCCGCCACGGCGTGCCCCGGCAGCCGCAGGACCTGCTGGATCAGGGGCACAACTGCCTGTTGCTGCGCTTTCCGCGCTCGCCCGAATATTTCTGGGTCCTGGATACCCCCGACGGTCCCCAGAAGCTGGAGGTTGCCGGCCGGTTCGACGCCGATACCCACGATGTCCTGCTGGACTGGGCGCTGGACGGGCGGGGCATCGCGATGAAGCCCCGGTTCGAGATCGCGCGCCACCTCGAATCGGGCGCGCTGATCGAGGTCCTGCCCGCCACCCCGCCCCAGCCGGCCGTTTTCGGCTGTCTCTATCCGCATCGCAAATTGCAAGACCCCAAGATCCAGCGCTTCCTGGATTTCATGGTGCGCCATTGCCGCGGGGCGATGGAGCGCGCCTGA
- the guaD gene encoding guanine deaminase, producing MTERLLRGRVLSFRREPAGPGDLQALHWHEDGAVHLRDGHIVAMGDFDTLAAAAPTVPVTDHRPHLITAGFIDAHLHFPQGQIVASWGAQLLDWLNDYTFPAETRFADPDHAARMAGAFFDLLLRNGTTTASAFCSVHPASVNAYFTEAERRGLRMLGGKVLMDRNAPEDLRDTPQTAYDDSAGLIARWHGRGRALYAISPRFAITSTPAQMAAAQALIAAHPDCHVQTHLSENRAEIALACSLFPEADGYLDIYARYGMLGPKALLGHAIHLSDRERAVIAETGAHPVHCPTSNLFLGSGLFDEAALKTAGATSGIATDIGAGMSWSMLRTGGAAYAIAQLQGRALDPLRAFWWITRGNAEVLGLVDRIGTLDPGTEADLVVLDSRATPDLALRMEAARDLKDELFALLILGDDRAVVETYAAGVPVKPRD from the coding sequence ATGACCGAACGATTGCTGCGTGGGCGCGTGTTGAGCTTCCGGCGCGAACCTGCCGGGCCGGGCGACCTGCAAGCCCTGCACTGGCACGAGGATGGCGCGGTGCATCTGCGCGACGGGCACATCGTGGCGATGGGCGATTTTGACACGCTGGCGGCCGCGGCCCCGACCGTGCCCGTCACCGACCACCGCCCGCATCTGATCACGGCCGGCTTCATCGACGCGCATCTGCACTTTCCCCAGGGCCAGATCGTCGCCTCGTGGGGGGCGCAATTGCTGGACTGGCTGAACGACTACACCTTTCCCGCCGAGACCCGCTTTGCCGATCCCGACCACGCCGCGCGGATGGCCGGGGCCTTTTTCGACCTGCTCTTGCGCAATGGCACGACGACGGCCTCGGCCTTCTGTTCGGTGCACCCCGCGTCGGTCAACGCCTATTTCACCGAGGCCGAGCGCCGCGGCCTCAGGATGCTGGGCGGCAAGGTGCTGATGGATCGCAACGCCCCCGAGGACCTGCGCGATACGCCCCAGACCGCCTATGACGACAGCGCCGGGCTGATCGCGCGCTGGCACGGGCGCGGGCGCGCGCTCTATGCAATCTCGCCGCGCTTTGCCATCACCTCGACCCCGGCGCAGATGGCGGCCGCGCAGGCGCTGATCGCCGCGCATCCCGACTGTCACGTGCAGACCCATCTCAGCGAGAACCGCGCCGAGATCGCCCTGGCCTGTTCCCTGTTCCCCGAGGCCGACGGCTATCTGGACATTTATGCCCGCTACGGGATGCTGGGGCCAAAGGCGCTGCTGGGCCATGCCATTCACCTCAGCGACCGCGAACGCGCGGTGATCGCGGAAACCGGCGCGCATCCGGTGCATTGCCCCACCTCGAACCTGTTCCTTGGATCGGGGCTGTTCGACGAGGCGGCGTTGAAGACCGCCGGGGCGACCAGCGGCATCGCGACGGACATTGGCGCCGGAATGAGCTGGTCCATGCTGCGCACCGGCGGCGCGGCCTATGCGATCGCGCAGTTGCAGGGCCGCGCGCTGGACCCGCTGCGGGCCTTCTGGTGGATCACCCGCGGCAACGCCGAGGTTCTGGGCCTGGTTGACCGGATCGGCACGCTGGACCCGGGGACCGAGGCCGACCTGGTCGTGCTCGACAGTCGGGCCACGCCCGACCTGGCGTTGCGGATGGAGGCCGCGCGCGATCTCAAGGACGAGCTTTTCGCGCTGCTCATTCTGGGCGACGACCGCGCGGTGGTCGAAACCTATGCCGCGGGCGTGCCGGTCAAGCCCCGCGACTGA
- a CDS encoding rhomboid family intramembrane serine protease produces the protein MLPIRDRNPSGLTPYVTWGLIVINVAVFLSYWPLGTDESVNAVFRQWGMVPSRLSAGQGLVTIFTAMFVHGGWLHLALNMLFLRIFGDNLEAEMGHLRFLGFYLVTGLVAFFLQFVSAPFSPVPVAGASGAVAGVMGGYVLMFPRAKVDLLFYYVVGLRAVPVPAWGLLGLWFLLQVLGGLSAPAGGAVAFWAHVGGFLAGIAFSVRLWRMRGARTFWRRYGGRPPHPTAKVEIPVVRRRGSSLPPPQPSGLFRRDGASRR, from the coding sequence ATGCTACCTATACGCGACCGCAACCCCTCTGGCCTGACGCCCTATGTGACATGGGGGTTGATTGTCATCAACGTCGCGGTGTTCCTGTCCTATTGGCCACTGGGCACCGACGAGTCGGTGAACGCGGTCTTTCGGCAGTGGGGCATGGTTCCCAGCCGGCTAAGCGCGGGGCAGGGGCTGGTCACGATCTTCACCGCGATGTTCGTGCATGGCGGCTGGTTGCACCTGGCGTTGAACATGCTGTTCCTGCGCATCTTTGGCGACAACCTCGAGGCCGAGATGGGGCACCTGCGCTTTCTGGGGTTCTACCTGGTGACGGGGCTGGTCGCGTTTTTCCTGCAATTCGTGTCGGCGCCGTTCAGCCCGGTGCCGGTGGCCGGGGCCTCGGGTGCGGTGGCGGGGGTCATGGGGGGCTATGTGCTGATGTTCCCCCGCGCCAAGGTGGACTTGCTGTTCTATTACGTCGTCGGCCTCAGGGCCGTGCCGGTGCCGGCCTGGGGTTTGCTGGGGTTGTGGTTCCTGTTGCAGGTGCTGGGCGGGCTGTCGGCGCCCGCGGGCGGGGCGGTGGCCTTTTGGGCCCATGTCGGCGGGTTTCTGGCCGGCATCGCGTTCAGCGTCCGCCTGTGGCGGATGCGGGGTGCGCGCACCTTCTGGCGACGCTATGGCGGGCGTCCGCCGCACCCGACGGCAAAGGTCGAGATCCCGGTCGTGCGTCGGCGCGGCTCGAGCTTGCCGCCGCCGCAACCCAGCGGGCTGTTCCGCCGCGACGGCGCCTCGCGGCGCTAG